DNA from Pseudomonadota bacterium:
GCATCTCGCTGGTCGCCCCGCTTGCCGATTGTGTGGATGCGGCCGAACGTTTGCACCATCTCGTGAATCAACTTTAATATTAAACATTAACTTTATGATAAATTTAGAGAAAATTATTAATGCCGCTTTCGATCATCGGGAATCCCTGGGTGCGGATACCCCGTCTTCCGAGCTCACGCAGGCGGTCGAATTGACCATCGACAGGCTGGATTCGGGAAAGTTGCGGGTGGCGGAGAATTTTGGCGGCGACTGGCTGGTCAACCAATGGGTCAAGAAGGCTGTCTTGTTGTCTTTTCGCCTCAACCGCAACGTCGTTTCGGATGGCGTGTTTACCCGCTACTACGACAAAGTGCCGATGAAATACGTCGACTACGACGAACAAATGTTCATCGATGACGGCGCCCGCATCGTGCCGCACGCGCTGGTCCGCAAAGGCGCTTTTGTCTCCCCCGATGTCGTGCTGATGCCCTGCTATGTCAACATCGGCGCGTGGATCGGTCCGGGCACGATGGTCGATACCTGGGCGACGATCGGTTCCTGTGCGCAGATCGGCAGCAATGTGCATATCTCCGGCGGCGCCGGGATCGGTGGTGTACTGGAACCGCTGCAGGCCGCACCGACCATCATCGAAGACGACTGTTTTATCGGTGCGCGCTCGGAAATCGTCGAAGGGGTGATCGTCGAGAAAGGCGCGGTGATCTCGATGGGCGT
Protein-coding regions in this window:
- the dapD gene encoding 2,3,4,5-tetrahydropyridine-2,6-dicarboxylate N-succinyltransferase, encoding MINLEKIINAAFDHRESLGADTPSSELTQAVELTIDRLDSGKLRVAENFGGDWLVNQWVKKAVLLSFRLNRNVVSDGVFTRYYDKVPMKYVDYDEQMFIDDGARIVPHALVRKGAFVSPDVVLMPCYVNIGAWIGPGTMVDTWATIGSCAQIGSNVHISGGAGIGGVLEPLQAAPTIIEDDCFIGARSEIVEGVIVEKGAVISMGVFIGQSTRIYDRERDQVSYGRVPAGAVVVPGSLPAKNGKYQLACAVIVKRVDQKTREKIGINELLRNAR